TACCCTTTAGCTGTGACGGGGTACCTGTGTTTAAGAAATCTTCTTACAGTATTTGGCCACTTCTCTATACAGTCAATGGATTACCACCTGATTTGAGAGCAAAACAAGTCATGTTGTCAGCCTTATGGTTTGGTTAATTAAAGCCAAACTGTAACACATGCTTAGCACCATTTGTGAAAGAATGCAATCAATTGCTTACTCATGGGTTTGAGTGGATCAGTGTAAATGGTATTCATGGCGGTCCAAAGTATTTCCCTTGGTTGCAGTATGTGATTCTGTTGCAAGACCGATGATTCAAAATTTTAAGCAATTCAATGGAGAATTTGGATGTTCATACTGTTTACAAAAAGGTACAGTGGTTGAGAAGGGTCAAGGTCATGTACAGGTCTATCCTTTTGAGTCTGATACTGAAAGCAGAAATCATGGTAGCAGTCTAGACTTTGCTCGAGAGGCTATAGAAAATCACACTACTGTGAAAGGAGTGAAAGTACCATCTATTTTGTCCTTGATCCCATCAGTTGACCTGATACAAGGTTGCGTACCTGACTACATGCACGCCTGTCTTCTTGGTGTTGCAAGATCTATGACTTATATGTGGGTTAGAAGTGACAATCATGAAAACCCATGGTATGTAGGAAGGTGTATCCAAGTGATTGATCAAAAACTTCACCTTATCCAACCACCCTCCTGTGTTTCCAGAGTGCCTAGATCACTGCAAGAGAGAAACTATTGGAAGGCGCATGAGTGGTACATGTGGCTTTTCTACTATAGCATCCCAGTGCTTAAAGGGATCTTACCAGAGTGCTATCTAATACACTGGACACGGTTTGTGAAGGCTTTGGCATTGCTCTTAACTGAAAGTGTCACCTTGCAACAAATTCAGGAAGCAGATATCATGCTTAAGAGATTTATGATGGAAATGGGGGATCTCTATGGTATACAAAACGTGTCCTATAATGTCCATCTCTCTCTTCACCTTGCACAGTGTGCGAAACTGGGGTCCTTTATGGGCTCATTCAGCTTTCACATTTGAGTCATATAATCACAGCCTGCTCAAAATGATCAAGAGCACACAAGGGGTCCCTTTGCAGATTGTCAAAACATTTCAGTTACAGAAGGGTCTGCCCTTATATGCCAAGAAAACACTGTCAAATGCATCCTCTGAATGCATTTCGGCCTTTGAAGACTTAGTCCAACACACACCCAGAGTGCAATAAGGTGTAAAGAGGTCACTGCACTTGGAGGCAGACGTGAGAAAGTAAGACTTGAGCAAGATGACTGCCTTGCCCTCCACAATGTAGCTAATCACATAGAGAGAGAACTTCTTGTCAGTTACCGTGACAGGGCAGTAATTAATGGTGAAGTTGCGCACTCTAAAAGACattcgagagagagaaagagaaactcGCATGTTGTAGTCCTAACGGTATTTTCAGTGTTGATACATTTGTTGTTGTAAATGCAGCTGGTTTTCTTGAATTTATTTGGaaatatgtacttttattttgacatgactAAAAACCGGAAGTAGCGCGAGACGCTCCGTGAGCTACACATAAACACTCCGTGAGCtagacacacagacaaaaagtgCTCCGGTAGCGGTGATGTTACCtgcttgtttgtttctttatGATTACCCCATGATTATTAGTGTTTGCTACAACTGTGTGTAAGTTGAAGAATCATATTTTTTGACTGAAGATTGCTTCTGGGAAATGACTCTGCCGTTGATTGAGAAGCAGGCCAAAGTGGTCAGTGTTACTTTGTATTCTTTATTAGCATCAGCTACAGTGTTAAGCCATGCTATTCATGTCATGTTTGCAATATTTTATGTTGTCTTGTATTTTGTCTATCCGAACTTTTAGTTCTACGGTGTTAATAAACATCTGTAAATGGAACTGGAGTCTTGCATTCAATCAATGGGTGGCACAGTTGTTGCAGACTTAGGAAGTGGGGAAACCTGCTATGCCATAGGACATTATTTTGAAACAAAGCGACACTGTTTTTTTGCTTCATTGTCGAACCCACACCACTTTGTTGCTGTTGGCAAAAAGTTGGGGCATCTGACAGCTGTTCCAGCTGCAGTTATTCAAAGAGAAAGTGTCTCTTTATGAATCTTCCAAACCTGAatgttaattatgtttttatatttttgaatcgTAATGAGTTGacgaattgatttaaaaaaaaaaaaaaacgaaagggGTCTTAGAATGGAAAACATTTTACCCATGCAGACCAAATAGTGAAAACACATTAATCTTTTAGAGTTTTTGCTTGTCAGTGAAATGCCAATTGATAGTTAAAAAGAATATTGTCTAACTCTGAATACCTTGACATGAAATGTCAATAGGTTAAAAAAGAATGAACTTATGTCTGATATCTATAGTGGAGTCCTAAATAGTAAGAATACTGCCTGCACATGTCTGAATGTGGAATGTGACTTAATAGTTAATAAGAATATTGTCTGTACTTGTCAAAATATCATGTAATGAAATGCCAGTTAATAACAGAAATGTATGTACTTGTCTGAATAGTTTAAAAAGATGATACTTAATGTCTGAATACCTCAAACGccaatatttaaaatgttctgttttatatCATATATTTGAATACCTTGTAATTAAATGCCTATAGTTGGAGATTTTGTGTCTGTATTGTGTGAATACCAAATATAGTACTTTTAATACAACAATGCAgtgttttatttgtcatttttgacaaATACATCCACAAAGTACCATAACCATATGCCACAGCTTTAAAAATGCATCAGTATCACATGCATgtatgtttacatacatttattaaatatgtggaaaacaaataTGTATGTCACATATTTATACAATGTTGTCCATATATGCGAGAAACCAATACTATACTGTAATATATGCAGATATATGGTATCATATATGGATGAACTCAAATATTTTCTTCACATGTTTGGACACATAAATGTTCATATATGTTGCAGGCATATATTGTGTTCTCAGATAAgtcaaatatatgtataaatatatgtcatgccatttaaaatataagtacatatatggccatatattacatttttgtgtgggtacaataattatgtgcaatacacagcctagtcaattatattatttaacatatcctacctcttctgcattatATTACCttacactgtatataacagatttgaatTTGTACATACAAAAAATTTGTgcttacacacaaacagatgaaaacattagTCATAGACATTGTAGAAACGTTTTAAATCCACCAATTCAGGGTATTTTTTCTTTACaaagtaatttataaaaaattattcttgggaactttaacaaagcaaatctcacacgtgaacagcccaaatacaaacagcacattaaatgccccaccagagacaggaatatattggatcactgctacacaacaataaaggatgcatatcactctgtcccacgtgcaTCATTGGGacactctgatcactgtctggttcatcttcttccgacctgcaaatgtgttgtttaaacgcgctacgagacgcaggcgagggaaacGAGCCGGTGCGCTGGTTAAACGTCATCAGcacggcgttcgaacagcactgccgagcattcatctagcgaatctccactctcttcccaacaaaactgatgaactacatctcctcacacgtactaataaggacttctcaaactctgctgcactgtgcttcacagaaacctggctgagtgaagccattccggacagcgcattacatctgacgggcttccagctgttcagagcggattgcatcatggagttaacggggaaaacgagaggcagtggaacatgcttttacatcaacaaaaggatgtgctgtcctaatctggaagccctctttattaactgtaagcctttctactcgccgcaggagttttcttcgtttattctggtgtgtgtttacattcctccaaacgtgtctgggaacatagcgctgcaacaaagacacagaacaacaatacccggactcagttattattattcttggggactttaacaaagcaaatctcacatgtgaactgcccaaatacaaacagcacattacatgccccaccagagacaggaatatattggatcactgctacacaacaataaaggatgcatatcgctctgtcccacgtgcagcattgggactctctgatcactgtctggttcatcttcttccgacctacaggcagaaattaaaatcaacaaagtcagttgtaaggactgtaataagatggactaatgaagcagagctggaactacaagcctgctttgactgcactgattggagtgtttttgaagctgcagctacagacctgtacgagctcacagatactgttacatcatacatcagtttctgtgaggacatgtgcatccctactagagCATTTtcatcattcaacaatgataaaccatggtttacaggaaaactcagacagcttcataatgccaaagaggatgcttacaggggtggggataaagtattgtataatcaggccaggatcacactgaataaggaaattaaagtggctaaaagaagttactctgagaagctgaaaaaacaagttttcagctaacgaccctgcatcagtgtggagtggcctgaaacaacttactaattacaggactcctacccccaaccctgtggcggaccaacaactggctgacaacctgaatgtgttctactgcagattcgaaaggcccaatttcacacccaacaagcactcggaccttcacttcacacaaacattaacaccaaGGTGTGggcaacccccctcctgctacacaacctgcactcacgatctgtgaagacgatgtgtgtCATGTCTTTCAGAAGCAATGTCAAGGAAgtcttcaggcccagatggcatcttaCCAGCGTGCCttcattcctgtgctaaccaactggcccccatcttcacacagatcttcaatagatcactggagcagtgtgaagtcccatgctgcttcaaacacttaattgttatccctgtccctaagaaaccaaaaatcacaggacttaatgactacagacctgtcgccctaacatctgtggtcatgaagtcatttgagagactggttttggcccaactgaaggacatcactggaccctttctagatccccttcaatttgcttatcgagcaaacaggtctgtggatgatgcagtcaacataggattgcatcatatcctgcaacatctggacagactggggacatacgcaaggatcctttttttgTGGACTTCTGCTCGGCTTTCAACaacatcatcccagctattctccaactccctgttcccatgtctatctgtcagtggcttaccagctttctgacggacaggcagcagcttgtgaggcagggaaaattcacttccaccacctgtaccatcagcactggtgccccccatgtgtgctctccccactactcgtctccctctacaccaatgactgcaccaccaaggatccctctgtcaagctcctgaagtttgcagatgacacaactgtcatcggcctcatccaagatgacgatgagtctgcctatagaaaggaggttgaatggctggctgtctggtgcagtcaaaacaacctggagctgaacacgctcaaaacagtggagatgattgtggactttaggaggaaaacCCCAACATTgttccccctcaccattctaaacagcactgtggcagcagtggagtcattcaggttcattggcactatcatctcacaggacctgaagtgggagtcACACATtgacctgccacaggtgctgctgatacagttctacagagcagtcattgagtctgtcctctgcacttcaataactgtctggtttggtgcagctacaaaatcagacatcagaagactacagaggacagttcagactgctgagaggattattgctTGCCctctgcccccccttcaagaactatatacttcccagagtgaggaaaaaggttggtaaaatcactctggacctcactcaccctgcccactacctttttgaactgttgccttctgttcaataaagctgattctgattataTCAAGTAGGATGTTGTTTTGTGACAAAGaagatattaaagatatttcttaTCATAGacctaaatggtaaatggtctgcacttatatagcgccattttaaccttagcggtattcaaatcactttacactgtgtctcattcacacacactcacacaccaatgatggcagagctgccatgcaaggtgctagcctgccattgggagcaacttggggttcagtgtcttgcccaaagacacttcggcatgtggaatcgtgtgggccaggaatcgaacctgCGATTTGTGTATAACCTGCTCTACCACAGCCCATGGCTACCTAGTCTACACACTGTCCTGGATTACACTCAGTATTACATACTGGGTATACTGGGTCTGCCAAACGCAATAGGATTAATTAAACAATGCTGTACATTTTGTTTGTGTAGTTAATGCATTTAGcctatttatgtttatttgttttcctgttgtgatataaaaaaacttgaaatgtacttttgtttcttttcttagGTGATTAAGGCTGAATACATTACATTATGAAAGTAAAAAAAGCTACGaagcacatttctgcaaattaaaacaaaactgaGAGGCCTATTATTGTTGAATCTAAAATATGATTATGATTAAGAACCTGCTGAAATGGCATTGTCTCTtatggttattaaaaaaaaacttgcagctATCTTTTTTAGGCAGATAGTTGCAAGTAACGAGATATCCTCACGCTTGACAAATATTTTACACTATGATGCACACAGATGTTATACACACCTAAAACAGGGTTTAGTCAGAACAACTAATTTGAAGAATTAGTTTATAGGTTCACACATACTCAGTGAGCGGTGCGTGAGTAGTACAGTCGTATTGGATGTTCACATTGGCCGAAAATAAAGTTATCTATGGGGTCCTACGCCAAAGTTTTTCTTTAATAAGTTCGGTAACAAGTTATTGCTGCTTCAAGAACAACAGCGGGCAGTCACGTGCACTTCGTCTTTATCAGCACCCTTTtttgtgattggttaatgtttCTATACTGTTCACCTATACACACAGAATGGCAAAAGGTCAGtttatgaattatttaatttactacgttattttattgaaaaaaaaaaaaaagctgcatcAATgccatatatatttgtatttattttttctatttttttctcagGGAAACAAATACCAGTTCAGCTACAGAGAAGAGGTCCTACAGCGCTGCACTAGTGGCAATCAGGACATTGAGATCACTGCATCAGGGGGTTTCAGTCTGGCTGTAAAAGCATGTGAAAGATTGAAAACGCTCAGAGCACATTTTATGCAATTAAATCAAGATTCGGCCATatgaaattacaaattaaaacatggattaaattatACAACTCAGTcattaaagtaattaaattatatGGATGTGAAATTAGGGAACCAGTCTTAAATGTTCAAAATTGGGATAAACTGcagtagaaaaaaaatctattgaaatttATAGACTGTTTTGGGGTACATAGAGACACTTCCAAAACCGGCTACAGGACTGAGTTAAGCTTATATCCCCTAAACATTGAAATACAGAAGAGACAATGCTGAAAGAATGTAACAGAGTAACCTTCaagtagaaaaataaaataaataaaaccttccGCTGCAACATGCAGCAGTTTGTGTTTATCAAAAATATGAATATTGAGAAGTGTTTAAACTGATTATATAAAACTGAATGGTTTATTATATACTTGCGTTTAGAGTACAAGAACATAcagaaatataatgtattaatctaaatataaaaggATGTTTTGAATAGTGCAGTTTCTGTGGATTGCTTAAGCGCTTGCAGTagaaatgttttcattattttaagaTCTTCTCCATCACAGATTAAGGACGTATATTCCTGATATAATTCAGAATACACTACAGCTTTCGATTATGTGGTTTAACTTGATTAACTCTCGTTTTCCCTGTTAACTCCgtgatgcgatccgctctgaacagctggaagcccgtcagatgtaatgcgctgtccggaatggcttcactcagccaggtttctgtgaagcacagtgcagcagagtttgagaagtccttattagtacgtgtgaggagatgtagttcatcagttttgttgggaagagagtggagatccgctagatgaatgctcggcagtgctgttcgaacacCATGCTGATGGAGTTTAACAAGCGCACCGGCTCgtttccctcgcctgcgtctcgtagcgcgtTTAAACAACACATTTGCAGGtcggaagatgaaccagacagtgatcagagtgtCCCAATGATGCACGTGAGACAgcgtgatatgcatcctttattgttgtgtagcagtgatccaatatattcctgtctctggtggggcatttaatgtgctgtttgtatttgggcagttcacgtgtgagatttgctttgttaaagttcccaagaataattttttataaattactttGTAAAGAAAAAATACCCTGAATTGGTGGATTTAAAACGTTTCTACAATGTCTATGActaatgttttcatctgtttgtgtgtaagcACAAGTTTTTTGTATGTACAAAgtcaaatctgttatatacagtgcaaggtaatataatgcagaagaggtaggatatgttaaataatataattgactaGGCTGTGTATTGCACTTAATTATTGTATAGTTTTGAACTGTTCATGAGATATATAGAAAAATGGAAGTGGCTCGACCAAATAGACGCTATCttgaccggcgagcaatgggagggagagtgccctggactcagccacgtcTGGAGTCCACAATGGAGAATGGTATGTTAActttatactctgcttgaaagcttcactttatttagtagaCCAGTTACTGGAAAGCATGCTTCTAAAAAAaaacaggccaatttaactgttacacttgtgcaaATCCccttgcaacaactgctttacgcAGCActatgagctagcagctaacagctagcggtcgtgtaattgtttattgttttgtgtctccTTTAAGATGATTTCACGGCAGTAAAGGCGCAGCTATGaggatcagcctataatcccacccacgttgaggcagcactaaacagcagtggaaaagtaaGCTCAGAAAAGCGAGTCAAGTCGAACCGTAAGGTGCTGTGGAAAAGTGGCATTGGGCATACACAGGCATACGTCATATGCCCACTTATCTGTTTTatgattttgcgtatgcccacctgaaataaggGATGATACGTGTGGCCGCCAGAATAACAAGTAGGCTTTTGacagaactttttcaatctaataaatgcaccgttgagtgaattgtcTCTAAACGGGCACAGAGCTGTGGGAGCACAACTgatggcactggcaagacagacagtccgactgagctgatccaccaatcagaatgtaCATTTCAGACataattggatatttgctaaccaatcaaaTTTTCCCTTTTAGTAAGGGGCAGGACATTTCCACCGTCTGGtacacaagcatccctggagaaactataatttgcactgcatatttatttccctgctaaatgtaaatatatgtatatacatttaaattgaacTTATGCAATTCAACttttgaaaatactgcatgttattgcacaccacacttttttttcttgttttattgccTTGTACTGCTGTCTGTGGTGCCCTTTTCACGTGATATCAAataagtaaaatttatatttagtaGGAGGGAGTAGAAAAACTATTTCACTCTAAAgagaaaagcacataatagtacacaaataaaacattatattcatgtaggctatatatggttaatgtgaacattacatacatcttttccaagagcacttgaCCATACAAATGACATATTTTTTATTGCACTATAGTATGtcttggatactactattctgacGCTAGataaactttgtaatgcagcacagCTATTGAGGGAAATGGATGTTTCAGCTCTGCACTTATTCATTTCTGCATCAATCTGACTGAAGTGCTGTGCAACTGGTTCATCGAATGTCCCTCCAAGGAGATCTTCCAATGCTGTTTTCTTGGAAGGAGGTTGTTTCAGCTCAGCTCCTGCTCTGTCTGTCTGGTCAAGAGGCTGCTCTGCTGCAGGGGGGTGGCCACTGGCACCTTCTTTTCCCTCATCCTGCACAGAGGAATAGCAGAAATAAAAAGACTAAGTAAAATCTAAGTACAACATTGACAGGGGTTTCTTCAC
The sequence above is a segment of the Xyrauchen texanus isolate HMW12.3.18 chromosome 2, RBS_HiC_50CHRs, whole genome shotgun sequence genome. Coding sequences within it:
- the LOC127655912 gene encoding uncharacterized protein LOC127655912 isoform X3; the protein is MENASTTRITHYTDVGDADGSAEVPETTGDRRRGEAPRPVLQAMESIMPAASPGLTRLSPGLPKWNQVVKRGRQKRTEESQQGVRIGKSVLERRAAKIVVGTGAARDIKMITTKRDEGKEGASGHPPAAEQPLDQTDRAGAELKQPPSKKTALEDLLGGTFDEPVAQHFSQIDAEMNKCRAETSISLNSCAALQSLSSVRIVVSKTYYSAIKNMSFVWSSALGKDVCNVHINHI